The following proteins come from a genomic window of Mustela lutreola isolate mMusLut2 chromosome 6, mMusLut2.pri, whole genome shotgun sequence:
- the NHLRC1 gene encoding E3 ubiquitin-protein ligase NHLRC1, whose product MGAEASGSGPALQELVREAEISLLECKVCFERFGHRQQRRPRNLPCGHVVCLACVAALAHPRTLALECPFCRRACRGCDTSDCLPVLHLLELLGSTLRPGPAAPRAAPCAPGALTCHRAFGGWGTLVNPTGLALCPKTGRVVVVHDGRRRVKIFDSGGGCAHQFGEKGEAAQDVRYPLDVTVTNDCHVVVTDAGDRSIKVFDFFGQIKLVIAGQFSLPWGVETTPQNRVVVTDAEAGSLHLLEVDFPEGVLQRTERLQVHLCSPRGVAVSWLTGAIAVLEHPLGLGSAVGSTTVKVFSPTMQLISQVDSFGLSLFFPSRITASAVTFDHQGNVIVADTTGQAVLCLGKPEEFPVLKPIITHGLSHPVALTFTKENALLVLDSAAHSIKVYKADWG is encoded by the coding sequence ATGGGGGCCGAGGCGTCGGGGAGCGGGCCGGCGCTGCAGGAGCTCGTGCGCGAGGCCGAGATCAGCCTGCTCGAGTGCAAGGTGTGCTTTGAGAGGTTCGGCCACCGCCAGCAGCGGCGCCCGCGCAACCTGCCCTGCGGCCACGTGGTGTGCCTGGCCTGCGTGGCCGCCCTGGCGCACCCGCGGACGCTGGCCCTCGAGTGCCCCTTCTGCCGCCGGGCCTGCCGGGGCTGCGACACCAGCGACTGCCTGCCGGTGCTTCACCTCCTGGAGCTCCTGGGCTCGACGCTCCGCCCaggccccgccgccccccgcgccGCGCCCTGCGCCCCCGGGGCCCTCACCTGCCACCGCGCTTTCGGAGGCTGGGGGACCCTGGTCAACCCCACGGGCCTGGCGCTGTGTCCCAAGACGGGGCGGGTCGTGGTGGTGCACGACGGCAGGAGGCGGGTCAAGATCTTTGACTCCGGGGGCGGGTGTGCTCACCAGtttggagagaagggggaggctgCCCAGGACGTTAGGTACCCGCTCGATGTCACCGTCACCAACGACTGCCATGTGGTTGTCACCGACGCCGGCGACCGTTCTATCAAAGTGTTTGATTTCTTTGGCCAGATCAAGCTCGTCATTGCAGGCCAGTTCTCCTTACCTTGGGGCGTGGAGACCACCCCGCAGAACAGGGTCGTGGTGACTGATGCGGAGGCAGGCTCGCTGCACCTGCTGGAAGTCGACTTCCCCGAAGGGGTCCTCCAGAGGACAGAGAGGTTGCAAGTTCATCTGTGCAGTCCCCGCGGGGTGGCCGTGTCTTGGCTCACCGGGGCCATTGCTGTCCTAGAGCACCCTCTGGGTCTGGGGAGCGCGGTTGGCAGCACCACGGTGAAGGTGTTCAGCCCGACCATGCAGCTGATCAGCCAGGTGGATAGCTTTGGGCTGAGCCTCTTTTTCCCCTCCAGAATAACTGCCTCCGCCGTGACCTTTGATCACCAGGGGAATGTGATTGTTGCTGATACTACTGGTCAGGCTGTCCTATGCTTAGGAAAACCTGAGGAATTTCCAGTCCTGAAGCCCATCATCACCCACGGTCTTTCCCATCCGGTGGCACTGACCTTCACCAAGGAGAATGCTCTTCTCGTGCTGGACAGTGCAGCCCATTCTATAAAAGTCTACAAGGCGGACTGGGGGTAA
- the TPMT gene encoding thiopurine S-methyltransferase, whose product MEGTRTFLDVKEYPDPEVQRDRVLTLEEWQEKWVSRKIGFHQEQGHKLLKKHLDTFLKGGNGLRVFFPLCGKAVEMKWFADLGHSVVGVEISELGIREFFTEQNLSYSEEPITEIPGAKVFKNSKGNISLYCCNLFDLPRANIDKFDRIWDRGALVAVNPGDRERYVDVVLSLTRKGFHYLLAILSYDPTKYAGPPFYVPDAEVKKLFGSLCNIHCLEKVDVFEERHKSWGIDYIVEKLYLCTEK is encoded by the exons ATGGAGGGTACAAGAACTTTCCTTGATGTTAAAGAGTACCCTGACCCAGAGGTACAGAGAGATCGAGTATTGACTCTGGAAGAATGGCAAGAAAAGTGGGTGAGCCGCAAAATTGGATTCCATCAGGAGCAAGGGCATAA gcTATTAAAGAAGCATTTGGATACTTTCCTTAAGGGCGGGAACGGACTGagagtattttttcctctttgtggaAAAGCGGTTGAGATGAAATG GTTTGCAGACCTAGGACACAGTGTCGTAGGTGTGGAAATCAGTGAACTTGGGATACGGGAATTTTTTACAGAGCAGAATCTTTCTTACTCAGAAGAACCCATCACGGAAATTCCTGGAGCCAAAGTTTTCAAg AACTCTAAAGGGAACATTTCATTGTACTGTTGCAACCTTTTTGATCTTCCCAG AGCCAATATTGACAAATTTGACCGGATCTGGGATAGAGGAGCATTAGTTGCTGTGAACCCAGGCGATCGTGAGCG CTATGTGGATGTCGTGCTGTCCCTAACGAGAAAAGGGTTTCACTACCTCTTGGCTATTCTTTCTTATGATCCCACTAAATACGCAG GTCCACCATTTTACGTTCCGGATGCTGAAGTCAAAAAACTATTTG GCTCATTATGCAACATTCATTGCCTTGAGAAGGTTGATGTTTTTGAAGAACGACATAAAAGTTGGGGAATTGACTACATTGTTGAAAAGTTGTATCTGTGTACGGAAAAGTAA